The sequence CGAAGTTGAAGGAAGATGGGGAGCAACAACTATATGGATGGCACCTGCATATGAAGGTACTGGAGTTATTTCAGGATCATCATGTAGAGAAATCCTTGAGTTAGTTGGAATACATAATATTTTAACTAAAATCAAAGGATCAAAAAATAAACATAACGTTGCAAGAGCTACAATTGAGGGTTTAAGAATATTAAGAACAGCCGAAGAGGTTGCAGCTTTAAGAGGGAAAACTGTTAAGGAAATCTTAGGCTAGGAGGTTTAGAAAAATGGCAAAGGTTAAAATAAGACTTGCAAAAAGTATAATAGGAAGAAAGCCTAACCACATAGCAACTGTAAAGTCGCTAGGGCTTAAGAAAATGAATAGTGTAGTGGAACACGAAGCAACTCCAGATATTATGGGGAAAATAGCTTTAGTTTCTTATTTACTTGATGTAGAGGAGGTGCAATAATAAATGAAATTAAATGAATTACAACCTTCTGTACCAAGAAAAAATAGAAAAAGAGTAGGAAGAGGAGAATCTTCAGGTTGGGGAAAAACTTCAGGAAAAGGAAGTAATGGACAAAAATCAAGATCAGGTGGAGGAACTAGACCAGGTTTTGAAGGTGGACAAATGCCAATAATCCAAAGAGCTCCTAAGAGAGGATTCAGTAACTATCCATTCAAAAAAGAGTATGCTATTATTAATTTAGATACTTTAAACAGATTTGAAGAAGGTACAGTTGTAACTCCAGAAATATTATTTGAAACTGGATTAGTTAAAAAAATGTTAGACGGAGTAAAAGTTTTAGGAAATGGTACTCTTGATAAAAAAGTATCAGTAAAAGCTCACAAAGTTTCTAAATCTGCTCAAAAAGCAATTGAAGCTGTTAATGGAGTTGTTGAAATTATAGAAGTAAAAACTTTTGCAGACGTAGCTAAAAATAATAAATAGTTTTGACTATGATAAGCGAGGTGAAAAACTTTGACTTTAATGGAAAGCTTTAATACGAAGTTAAAAGGAATCATGGGTATTCCTGAATTAAAAGCAAGAATTGTTTTTACCTTGTTGATGTTCCTTGTTGCTAGAGTGGGGACTTTTATCCCTGCTCCAGGCATAGACATAGAGAGATTGACAGCAATGACATCTCAAAATGACTTATTAGGGTTTATCAATATGTTTTCAGGGGGAGCTTTTCAAAGAATTTCTATTTTTGCTTTAGGAATAGTTCCATATATCAATGCGTCTATTGTTTTTAGTTTACTTGGAGTTATTATTCCTAAAATTGAAGAGATTCAAAAAGAGGGAGAATCAGGTAGAAATAAAATTAATCAATGGACAAGGTATGTGACAATACTAATAACTATAATGCAAGGAATAGGAGTTTGTGTTTGGCTTACATCCTCAGGATTAGTGATTAATCCAGGTTTTAAATTTATGCTAGTAACAGTAACAATACTTACAGCAGGAACAGTGTTTTTGATGTGGGTAGGAGAGCAAATATCAGTTAATGGTATAGGAAATGGTGTTTCTTTACTAATATTTTTGAATGTTATTTCAAGAGGACCATCTAGTATTGTTCAAACAATACAATTAATGAAAGGAAGTAAATTTATAATACCAGTTTTTATTGCTGTTGCAATAGCTGCAATACTAACTGTAACAGGAATAGTAATATTTCAACTTGGGCAAAGAAAAATCCCAGTACATTATGTTGGAAAAGGTTTTGGAAGACAAGGAGGAATGGCACAAAATTCATATATTCCATTAAAATTAAATACTTCAGGGGTTATGCCGGTAATTTTCGCTTCTGTATTAATGATGATACCAACATTAATAACAAAAGCTTTGCCAGTAACATTTCCATTTAGAGATTATATTGTTTTAATCTTTAATCAGAAACATCCTGTTTATATGATTTTATATGCATTAATAATAGTGTTCTTTTCATTTTTCTATACAGCTATAATATTTGATCCTGAAAAAGTAGCGGATAATTTAAAACAGGGTGGAGGAACTATCCCAGGAATTAGACCTGGTGAGGAAACTGTTGAATATTTAGAAGGTGTTGTAACAAGAATAACATGGGGAGGAGCAATCTTCTTAGCTATTATTGCTATTTTACCAATGGCAATTTTTACAGCATTAGGATTACCTGTTTTCTTTGGGGGAACAGGAATAATAATTGTTGTTGGAGTTGCTTTAGATACAGTTCAACAGATAGATGCCCATTTAGTTATGAAAGAATATAAAGGATTTTTATAAAAAAAGGATAACACAGGTATCTGTGTTATTCTTTTTATTAATATAAAGATTTAAATATTTTCAAATGTAATTTTATTTACAAAGAAAATTATATATGTTAGAATTGATAGTAAATATAAATTTCAGGAGGAATATGAAATGATAGGAATAGGAATAGTTGGGTTACCAAATGTAGGTAAGTCAACATTATTTAATGCAATAACAAAAGCAGGAGCAGCAGAAGCAGCTAATTATCCTTTTTGTACTATAGAGCCAAATGTAGGTATGGTAACAGTTCCAGATGAAAGATTAGAAGAATTATCTAAGATAATTAATCCTAATAGAGTTGTAAATGCAACCGTTGAATTTGTAGATATAGCTGGCTTAGTAGAAGGGGCTTCTAAAGGGGAAGGATTAGGAAACAAATTCTTGTCAAATATAAGAGGAACAGCGGCTATTTGTCAGGTTGTTAGATGTTTTGCTGATGAAAATGTAGTTCATGTAAATGGAGAAGTTAACCCATTAAGAGATATAAATGTAATTAATGGAGAGCTTATTTTAGCTGACTTAGAAACTGTTGAAAGAGCTTTAGAGAAAAATAAAAAATTATTAGTTGCTAAAAATAAAGAAGCAATGAAATTGGTTCCAGTTTTAGAAAAATGTCTAGATCATTTAAATCAAGAAAAATTATTAAAAACATTAACTTTAACAGAAGATGAAATAAATTTATTAAAAGTTTATCAGTTTTTAACTATCAAACCAATGCTGTTTGTTACAAATGTTTCAGAAGATGACTTAGCTGATGGAAATCAATATGTTGATCAAGTTAAAGAATATGCAAAAAATTTAAATTCTGAAGTAGTAATAGTTTCTGCCAAAGTTGAAGAAGAACTTCAAGAAATGGAAGAAGAAGATCAAGCTGAATTTTTAGAAAGTTTAGGAGTGCAAGAAGCGGGATTAAATAGATTAATAAAGGCAGGATTTAAATTGTTAGGATTACAGACTTATTTTACTGCTGGAGTTAAAGAAGTAAGATCTTGGACAATTAAGATAGGAGACTCTGCACCTCAAGCGGCAGGAGTAATACATACTGACTTTGAAAGAGGCTTTATAAGAGCTAAGGTATGCTCGTATGAAGATTTTGTTAAATATTCAGGATGGAAAGGAGCTCAAGAAGCTGGAGTAATGAGAGTGGAAGGTAAAGATTATATTGTTAAAGATGGAGATTTGATGGAATTTTTATTTAATGTATAAAGAATTATACTTGACATTAATCTAAAAACCGTGTAAAATAACTAGGTATCACAATAATGGAGGGCTATAGTTGAAGATTGAATTAAAAGATTTTATCACAAAGGATTTAAAAAGATTTGACTTAAGTTTATCAGATATTGAGGGTATATTTTTAGACGGAGATGTCCATATAAATGGTTCGGTTTCTAAAGTTGAAAATGAATATATAGTTGAAGGAAGTTATTCAGCTAATATAAAATCTTCATGTGTAAGATGTCTAGAAGATATTGTTATAAAATTAGAAAAAAAGAAGTTTTACGGGATATTTCTAAAAGAAGAAGATTATTTTAATTATCAAAAATCATTGAGTGAAAAAGATATTATGATTAGTGATAATTATTTCGAAATTAAAAATGAAGAAATTGACATTTTAGAATTTATAAGAGAGCAAATTATTTTAGATATTCCTCTATATCCTAAGTGTAATGGAGGATGTTTAGACGATACATATTTAAAAAAATATGGAGAAGACCAACCAGATCCGAGATGGATGGGATTGTTGGACATTGAAATAAAAAATTAAAATAAGAAAGTTGTGAGGAGGGGAAACTGAGATGGCAGTACCTAAGAAAAAGACTTCAAAAGCTAAAAAAAATATGAGAAGATCTCACCATGCAATTGCAGGAACTACTTTAGTTACTTGTGAAAAATGTGGAGCTACAAAAAGACCTCATAGAGTATGTTTAGAATGTGGAGACTATAACGGAAAACAAGTACTAAATTCAGCTGAGTAATTTAGACTAAATAAAAAAAGCAAGAGGAATTAACCAACTTGCTTTTTTTATTTTTTGTAATTTTATAAAAAATAAATATTTGCTAAATCTTAATGAAATAGGATATAGGAAGTAATTCAAATAGAAAAAAATAAAAATTATTTAAGGAAGGTTTTGATTAAAAGAATTTCTTTAAGAAAAAATAAAAGTTTTATGTTAAAATATAGAAAAAGAAATTTTTTTAGAGGTGAAAGATGAAAATAGTTGTAGATGGTATGGGCGGAGATAAAGGTAGTAAAGAAGTATTAAAAGGAATAAAGAAAGCGTTAGAAGAAAAAAAAGATATAGAGATAATCGTTGTTGGACAGGAAAATAAATTATCTGAAATATTAAAAGAAATGAATTTTTCAGATAAAAGATTAACTATAGTTAATGCAGATGAAATAATCAAGATGGATGATGAACCTGTAGCAGCAGTTAGAGAGAAAAAAAATTCTTCTATAAATGTAGGGTTAGGTTTAGTAAAGAAAGGAGAAGCGGATGCTTTTGTATCAGCAGGAAATACAGGAGCATTGATTTCAGCTAGTCAACTTAAATTAAGAAGAATAAAAGGAATATTAAGACCAGCAATAGCTACAGTATTTCCTTCAAAAAAAGGAAAAATTGTTTTTATGGATGTAGGAGCAACTGCGGATACAAAACCTGAGTATATAAATCAATTTGCAATTATGGGAACTGAATTTGCTAAAGAAATTTTAAAGATCGATTTTCCTAAAGTTTCTCTTTTAAACATAGGAAGTGAAGAAGGAAAAGGAAACGAAGTTACTAGACAAGCTTTTGATTTATTAAAAGAAAACAAAGAAATAAATTTTGTGGGTAATATAGAAAGTAGAGAAATGATGTTTGGAGATGTAGATGTTATTGTTTCTGATGGCTTTACAGGAAATATGGTTTTAAAAACAAGTGAAGGTGTTGCAAATTATATATTTTCGGTTTTAAAAGAAGAAATTAAGAAGAGTTTTTTTGCAAAAATAGGAGTAATTTTTTTGAAAAAAGCATTGAAAAGTATGAAGAATAAATTAGATTCATCTGAATATGGTGGAGCTTTATTTTTAGGTCTGAATGGAATTTCAATAAAAGCTCATGGAAATTCTGATTATATAGGTATAAAAAATGCTATAATAGTTGCAGATAGTTTTGCAAATAACAAATTTGTAGAGAAATTAAAAAATAAAATTAATAACAATTAAGAATAACTGGAGGTAAATAGCTTTGAAGAGTGTTGGAATCTTAGGGTTTGGGAAGTACGTTCCTGAAAGAATAATGACTAATGCAGATTGGGAAAAATTGGTAGATACATCAGATGAGTGGATCACAACAAGAACAGGAATAAAAGAAAGAAGATATGCAGGTGAAAACGAAGGAACATCTGACTTAGGAGTTGGAGCAGCTAAAAAAGCTTTGGATGATGCTAATATGAAGGCAGAAGATGTTGATTTAATAATTTTAGCTACATGCACTCCTGATTATAGAGCTCAAAATTGTTCTTCTTTAATTCAAAGTAAGTTAGGAGCTGTAAATGCAGCAGCATTTGATTTAGAGGCAGCTTGTAGCGGTTTTATATATTCTTTAACAGTAGGAAAAGCAATGTTACAAGCAGGAATG comes from Fusobacterium sp. JB019 and encodes:
- the secY gene encoding preprotein translocase subunit SecY; amino-acid sequence: MTLMESFNTKLKGIMGIPELKARIVFTLLMFLVARVGTFIPAPGIDIERLTAMTSQNDLLGFINMFSGGAFQRISIFALGIVPYINASIVFSLLGVIIPKIEEIQKEGESGRNKINQWTRYVTILITIMQGIGVCVWLTSSGLVINPGFKFMLVTVTILTAGTVFLMWVGEQISVNGIGNGVSLLIFLNVISRGPSSIVQTIQLMKGSKFIIPVFIAVAIAAILTVTGIVIFQLGQRKIPVHYVGKGFGRQGGMAQNSYIPLKLNTSGVMPVIFASVLMMIPTLITKALPVTFPFRDYIVLIFNQKHPVYMILYALIIVFFSFFYTAIIFDPEKVADNLKQGGGTIPGIRPGEETVEYLEGVVTRITWGGAIFLAIIAILPMAIFTALGLPVFFGGTGIIIVVGVALDTVQQIDAHLVMKEYKGFL
- the rplO gene encoding 50S ribosomal protein L15 encodes the protein MKLNELQPSVPRKNRKRVGRGESSGWGKTSGKGSNGQKSRSGGGTRPGFEGGQMPIIQRAPKRGFSNYPFKKEYAIINLDTLNRFEEGTVVTPEILFETGLVKKMLDGVKVLGNGTLDKKVSVKAHKVSKSAQKAIEAVNGVVEIIEVKTFADVAKNNK
- the rpmD gene encoding 50S ribosomal protein L30 — encoded protein: MAKVKIRLAKSIIGRKPNHIATVKSLGLKKMNSVVEHEATPDIMGKIALVSYLLDVEEVQ
- the ychF gene encoding redox-regulated ATPase YchF; the protein is MIGIGIVGLPNVGKSTLFNAITKAGAAEAANYPFCTIEPNVGMVTVPDERLEELSKIINPNRVVNATVEFVDIAGLVEGASKGEGLGNKFLSNIRGTAAICQVVRCFADENVVHVNGEVNPLRDINVINGELILADLETVERALEKNKKLLVAKNKEAMKLVPVLEKCLDHLNQEKLLKTLTLTEDEINLLKVYQFLTIKPMLFVTNVSEDDLADGNQYVDQVKEYAKNLNSEVVIVSAKVEEELQEMEEEDQAEFLESLGVQEAGLNRLIKAGFKLLGLQTYFTAGVKEVRSWTIKIGDSAPQAAGVIHTDFERGFIRAKVCSYEDFVKYSGWKGAQEAGVMRVEGKDYIVKDGDLMEFLFNV
- the rpmF gene encoding 50S ribosomal protein L32 codes for the protein MAVPKKKTSKAKKNMRRSHHAIAGTTLVTCEKCGATKRPHRVCLECGDYNGKQVLNSAE
- the rpsE gene encoding 30S ribosomal protein S5, producing MDKREEKEFEEKLLKISRVSKTTKGGRTISFSVLAAVGNKEGKIGLGLGKANGVPDAIKKAIAAAKKNMIDVSLKGRTIPHEVEGRWGATTIWMAPAYEGTGVISGSSCREILELVGIHNILTKIKGSKNKHNVARATIEGLRILRTAEEVAALRGKTVKEILG
- the plsX gene encoding phosphate acyltransferase PlsX is translated as MKIVVDGMGGDKGSKEVLKGIKKALEEKKDIEIIVVGQENKLSEILKEMNFSDKRLTIVNADEIIKMDDEPVAAVREKKNSSINVGLGLVKKGEADAFVSAGNTGALISASQLKLRRIKGILRPAIATVFPSKKGKIVFMDVGATADTKPEYINQFAIMGTEFAKEILKIDFPKVSLLNIGSEEGKGNEVTRQAFDLLKENKEINFVGNIESREMMFGDVDVIVSDGFTGNMVLKTSEGVANYIFSVLKEEIKKSFFAKIGVIFLKKALKSMKNKLDSSEYGGALFLGLNGISIKAHGNSDYIGIKNAIIVADSFANNKFVEKLKNKINNN
- a CDS encoding DUF177 domain-containing protein, coding for MKIELKDFITKDLKRFDLSLSDIEGIFLDGDVHINGSVSKVENEYIVEGSYSANIKSSCVRCLEDIVIKLEKKKFYGIFLKEEDYFNYQKSLSEKDIMISDNYFEIKNEEIDILEFIREQIILDIPLYPKCNGGCLDDTYLKKYGEDQPDPRWMGLLDIEIKN